In Thermorudis peleae, a genomic segment contains:
- a CDS encoding enoyl-ACP reductase FabI, translated as MTAESATVAGSWAVILGASSGFGAATARALARGGMHICGIHLDRRATLPQAQAVIADVEAAGVTALFFNQNAADPETRRQVVEALQARQARVRVLMHSLAFGTLRPYIDRDPAQQVTQKQLEMTLDVMANSLVYWVQDLFQAGLFAPDARIFAMTSEGSSRVWQGYGPVSAAKAALEAHIRQLAVELAPYQITANAIQAGVTDTPAQNKIPGAQEMLEHAARRNPGGRLTTPDDVARAIYALSQPGLGWITGNVIRVDGGEALVP; from the coding sequence GTGACAGCAGAATCAGCGACAGTTGCTGGAAGCTGGGCAGTCATTCTTGGGGCTTCAAGTGGCTTTGGTGCTGCGACCGCACGGGCACTGGCGCGTGGTGGCATGCACATTTGTGGCATCCACCTCGATCGCCGGGCCACGTTGCCACAAGCGCAAGCTGTCATTGCTGATGTTGAAGCGGCAGGTGTGACTGCTCTGTTCTTCAATCAGAATGCTGCTGATCCTGAAACGCGCCGTCAGGTGGTGGAAGCACTCCAGGCTCGTCAGGCACGTGTTCGCGTTCTGATGCATTCGCTCGCCTTTGGCACATTACGTCCGTATATTGATCGTGATCCAGCACAACAAGTCACCCAGAAGCAGTTGGAAATGACACTTGATGTCATGGCGAACTCGTTAGTTTATTGGGTCCAGGATCTTTTCCAAGCTGGTCTTTTTGCACCGGATGCCCGGATCTTCGCGATGACGAGTGAGGGATCATCGCGTGTCTGGCAAGGTTATGGTCCCGTTTCTGCAGCGAAAGCTGCGCTTGAGGCTCACATTCGTCAGTTGGCCGTTGAACTCGCGCCCTACCAGATAACGGCCAATGCCATCCAGGCAGGGGTGACGGATACCCCAGCACAGAACAAGATTCCGGGTGCGCAGGAGATGCTTGAGCATGCGGCTCGGCGGAATCCTGGCGGTCGTCTAACGACACCCGATGATGTAGCCCGGGCAATTTATGCGCTTAGCCAGCCGGGGCTTGGCTGGATTACCGGCAATGTGATTCGCGTCGATGGCGGTGAAGCCCTCGTGCCGTAG
- the sdhC gene encoding succinate dehydrogenase, cytochrome b556 subunit, whose translation MTTEVVEPKDVTQPPATRHTLSAYRGYRPPPGMLAWAFHRISGLGVLLFLLLHIVDIFTVGYGPDAFNSLLVIYRHPVFRVAELLLIAGLYYHAANGVRIILIDFWDRAYHYQRELFYAVLAVTVIAFVPTAILMLRSFF comes from the coding sequence GTGACGACCGAGGTAGTTGAACCGAAGGACGTAACGCAACCTCCAGCTACACGACACACGCTTTCTGCCTATCGCGGCTATCGCCCTCCTCCCGGCATGCTCGCTTGGGCATTTCATCGTATTAGTGGTCTTGGTGTTCTTCTCTTTCTGCTCTTGCATATTGTTGACATCTTTACCGTTGGCTATGGCCCAGATGCATTCAATAGCTTGCTCGTGATTTACCGTCACCCTGTCTTCCGCGTTGCAGAACTTCTCCTCATCGCTGGGCTCTACTACCATGCCGCAAATGGTGTTCGTATTATTCTGATCGATTTTTGGGATCGCGCCTATCACTATCAGCGGGAGTTGTTTTACGCTGTTCTCGCTGTCACCGTTATTGCGTTCGTGCCAACTGCGATACTCATGCTGCGATCGTTCTTTTAA
- a CDS encoding succinate dehydrogenase hydrophobic membrane anchor subunit: MSTPRPSVGRERPSGGFELYSWYFFRISGLLLIFLAITHVIIMHVINTVDRIDWNFVANRWHSPFWRGFDWLMLFLALLHGLNGARLAIDDYIRPRPWRIAAYSVLWTVAIIFLVIGSIAILTFNPEAFRQAAMGS, translated from the coding sequence ATGAGCACGCCACGTCCATCAGTTGGGCGTGAACGCCCTAGTGGGGGATTTGAGCTCTATTCGTGGTATTTCTTCCGGATCAGTGGGCTCTTGCTGATTTTCCTCGCCATTACCCACGTGATCATCATGCACGTCATCAACACAGTTGATCGGATTGATTGGAACTTCGTTGCCAACCGATGGCACTCGCCCTTCTGGCGAGGGTTCGACTGGCTCATGCTCTTTCTGGCACTGCTTCACGGCTTGAACGGCGCACGCCTGGCAATTGACGATTACATTCGTCCGCGTCCATGGCGGATTGCTGCGTATTCCGTCCTCTGGACCGTTGCTATTATCTTCCTTGTCATTGGTTCAATTGCTATCCTTACCTTCAATCCCGAGGCATTCCGACAAGCAGCAATGGGGAGTTAA
- a CDS encoding sensor histidine kinase, with product MLDQDWETLAELARSAGRPASMQGPEALAGPVGRLHALHRIMQAATRSLNLDEMLTTVVRVLRQTVDVDVCSIFLYDQATGTLTLRATDGINPHPPGSVTLPLGVGITGQAAVTQQVLVAADAPNHPAYLDYPHVNNRPFASQVSVPLTARAPGGLLGVLNLMSLERREFTPEELSFLETAAGEISIALENAQLYRQTDEELRRRIAQLELLQQLWRAIASTLDLQQLLELISTKAIALANAQAVVIYRRPRSRPAELELLAQSPEVAGVGAPLDEALRAVVARVLEEGRAIWQRLESAGVTVYSLPMITGRRAVGAVCLLFPLDAEEPSQPQLLHAFTDTAAIAIENAELYDEARRGLSRASALLRELHHRVRNNLQTVAALLSLQARRAAPEVREPLQEAVSRIRSLTIVHDLLSGHDLEGTSVEALARTVTTEVVHTLCGDEPRIQWSVSGDEVVVSARQATILALLLNEFVTNAIRHGFNEGEKGTVAVRCRREGNWAVLEVEDTGHGLPPSFDLRTSRGLGLQIARTLTEVDLRGQLAIMSSDAGTTVRIRFIPDAPVPAGEGASAEPARA from the coding sequence ATGCTTGATCAGGACTGGGAAACGCTCGCAGAACTTGCACGATCAGCAGGCCGGCCGGCGAGCATGCAAGGTCCAGAAGCCTTAGCCGGACCAGTAGGTCGCCTGCATGCCTTGCACCGCATTATGCAAGCAGCAACGCGGAGTCTCAATCTCGATGAGATGCTTACAACCGTGGTGCGGGTGTTGCGGCAAACGGTTGATGTCGATGTCTGCAGTATCTTTCTCTATGACCAGGCAACCGGCACGCTGACTCTCCGAGCAACTGATGGAATCAATCCTCATCCTCCTGGATCGGTCACATTGCCACTGGGCGTTGGTATTACCGGCCAAGCGGCAGTGACACAGCAGGTGTTGGTGGCAGCTGATGCCCCCAATCACCCTGCTTATCTTGACTATCCCCATGTGAACAATCGTCCCTTTGCCAGTCAGGTTTCTGTGCCGCTGACGGCGCGAGCGCCTGGTGGATTGCTGGGTGTGCTAAATCTTATGAGCCTTGAACGCCGCGAATTTACTCCAGAAGAATTGAGTTTTCTCGAGACGGCAGCCGGTGAAATCAGCATCGCCCTTGAAAATGCTCAACTGTATCGCCAGACTGACGAGGAACTGCGACGGCGAATCGCGCAACTTGAGCTACTGCAGCAACTCTGGCGTGCTATTGCATCAACGCTTGACTTGCAGCAGTTGCTGGAGTTGATCAGCACGAAGGCGATTGCCTTAGCAAATGCGCAAGCTGTCGTGATTTACCGGAGGCCACGGAGCCGTCCTGCAGAACTTGAGCTTCTTGCTCAATCGCCCGAAGTGGCAGGTGTTGGTGCCCCACTAGATGAGGCGTTACGTGCGGTTGTCGCGCGTGTTCTCGAGGAAGGGCGGGCAATCTGGCAACGGCTAGAAAGTGCAGGTGTTACAGTCTACAGTTTACCCATGATTACCGGTCGTCGAGCAGTGGGCGCAGTCTGTTTGCTCTTCCCGTTGGATGCCGAAGAGCCCTCACAGCCACAGTTGCTTCACGCATTTACTGATACCGCGGCAATTGCTATCGAAAATGCTGAACTCTACGATGAAGCCCGCCGTGGCCTTTCGCGTGCCTCAGCATTGCTGCGCGAACTGCACCATCGCGTTCGCAATAACCTGCAGACGGTTGCCGCGTTGCTCTCGCTCCAAGCTCGCCGAGCTGCGCCCGAAGTGCGTGAGCCATTGCAGGAAGCAGTGAGCCGTATCCGTAGCTTAACGATTGTCCACGACCTCTTGAGTGGCCATGATCTCGAGGGAACGAGCGTCGAGGCCCTGGCACGGACCGTGACGACAGAGGTCGTGCATACACTCTGTGGTGATGAGCCACGGATTCAGTGGTCCGTGAGTGGGGATGAGGTCGTTGTGTCTGCACGACAAGCAACAATCCTTGCCCTCCTCCTGAACGAGTTTGTGACGAATGCTATTCGGCATGGTTTCAACGAGGGCGAAAAAGGAACTGTTGCTGTACGGTGCCGGCGTGAGGGGAATTGGGCAGTGCTTGAGGTCGAAGACACAGGGCATGGCCTTCCGCCCTCCTTTGATCTGCGTACTAGTCGTGGGCTGGGCCTGCAAATTGCCCGAACGCTCACGGAAGTCGATCTTCGGGGACAGCTCGCGATCATGTCCTCAGATGCTGGTACAACTGTCCGCATTCGTTTCATTCCCGATGCGCCAGTGCCAGCGGGTGAGGGCGCAAGTGCTGAGCCTGCGCGCGCTTGA
- a CDS encoding M20/M25/M40 family metallo-hydrolase: MFRVSKIMRGIARWTPEQQTRIRERAAALAEAICRIPAPTFAEQERGRFVAAEFARRGLAVEVDELGNVIARRPGSGTASTLLLAAHLDTVFTDVTAITVTRDGMLLRGPGIGDNSLGIAALLVLAELLDELGITTPGELILAANVGEEGLGNLRGIRGLVDRFADQLGGVIAVEGHNFGRVTHVAVGSRRYRVIVQTPGGHSWGAFGAPSAIHVLARIIVDLTAIAVPHQPKTTYNVGLIEGGVSVNTIAPRASAVVDLRSVDPHELTKLATRFEDLALRQATDRVQVKLELLGERPAGQTSPETPLVRTAIAVLRELGREPILDASSTDANIPIARGIPAICIGITTGQGSHTLEEQIDLEPVPLGIQQLVELVRRFPVSSGLQD, translated from the coding sequence ATGTTTCGCGTATCGAAAATAATGCGTGGTATTGCGCGTTGGACTCCTGAGCAACAGACACGTATTCGCGAGCGAGCGGCCGCACTTGCTGAAGCGATTTGTCGTATTCCTGCTCCCACCTTTGCTGAGCAGGAGCGAGGCCGCTTCGTGGCTGCAGAATTTGCTCGACGAGGACTGGCCGTCGAGGTCGATGAACTGGGCAATGTCATTGCTCGACGCCCGGGATCTGGTACTGCGTCCACCCTTCTCCTGGCTGCTCATCTGGATACAGTCTTTACCGATGTCACAGCGATTACGGTAACGCGTGATGGGATGCTGTTAAGAGGGCCGGGTATTGGTGACAATAGTCTAGGGATTGCTGCATTACTTGTCCTCGCAGAATTGCTTGATGAGCTTGGCATAACCACTCCGGGCGAGTTAATTTTGGCTGCTAACGTCGGAGAGGAAGGATTAGGCAATCTGCGAGGCATCCGCGGGCTGGTTGATCGCTTTGCGGACCAGCTTGGAGGCGTGATCGCTGTTGAGGGGCACAACTTTGGCCGGGTAACGCATGTCGCTGTTGGCTCGCGCCGGTATCGTGTGATTGTTCAGACACCGGGGGGGCATAGTTGGGGAGCGTTTGGGGCGCCGAGCGCTATTCATGTTCTTGCACGGATCATTGTCGATCTTACAGCGATCGCTGTTCCTCACCAGCCAAAGACGACCTATAACGTCGGCTTGATCGAAGGCGGAGTCTCGGTAAATACGATTGCGCCACGTGCTTCAGCTGTCGTCGATTTACGCTCGGTCGATCCTCACGAGCTCACGAAACTTGCTACCCGGTTTGAGGATCTTGCCCTGCGGCAAGCAACTGATCGTGTTCAGGTGAAACTTGAGCTGCTCGGCGAGCGTCCGGCTGGACAAACTTCGCCAGAAACCCCTCTCGTGCGGACTGCTATCGCTGTATTACGGGAGCTTGGGCGTGAGCCTATCCTCGATGCCTCGAGCACCGATGCGAATATTCCGATCGCACGCGGTATCCCGGCAATCTGCATTGGCATTACCACTGGCCAGGGCAGCCACACCCTTGAGGAGCAGATTGATCTTGAACCTGTTCCACTTGGGATCCAGCAACTTGTCGAACTCGTACGGCGGTTTCCTGTCTCGTCAGGGTTGCAGGATTAA
- a CDS encoding succinate dehydrogenase iron-sulfur subunit translates to MQVTLRIQRFNPETDTKPYYREYTVEVEPTDRVLDALNQVKWYQDGTLTYRRSCAHGVCGSDAMRINGRNRLACKVLVKDCGPKITIEPLLGFRVIKDLVVDLEPFFAQYRSVMPYLINDEPPPVRERLQSPAERELYDDTTKCILCACCTASCPIYWTTEWLGPAAIVNAHRFLFDSRDRATQERIAILNQRFGVWRCRTIFNCTEACPRGIQVTNAIEQVKRRILAEQV, encoded by the coding sequence ATGCAGGTCACACTGCGTATTCAGCGCTTTAATCCTGAAACAGATACGAAGCCCTACTATCGTGAATACACGGTTGAAGTTGAACCAACCGATCGTGTGCTTGATGCACTGAACCAGGTGAAGTGGTATCAGGATGGAACACTCACCTATCGGCGTAGCTGCGCACACGGCGTTTGCGGTTCGGATGCCATGCGCATCAACGGGCGCAATCGACTCGCCTGCAAGGTGCTGGTTAAAGATTGCGGCCCAAAGATCACCATTGAACCATTACTTGGCTTCCGGGTAATTAAAGACCTTGTTGTTGACCTTGAGCCGTTCTTCGCACAATACCGTTCGGTCATGCCCTACCTCATTAACGACGAACCGCCGCCAGTACGTGAGCGGCTTCAGTCTCCAGCAGAGCGCGAGCTCTATGACGATACGACGAAGTGCATTCTCTGTGCGTGTTGTACAGCCTCCTGCCCTATCTACTGGACAACAGAATGGCTTGGGCCTGCGGCCATTGTCAATGCACACCGATTCCTCTTTGATAGCCGCGATCGGGCAACCCAAGAGCGTATCGCGATTCTCAACCAGCGGTTCGGCGTTTGGCGGTGTCGGACAATCTTCAACTGCACTGAGGCATGCCCGCGAGGTATTCAAGTGACCAATGCAATCGAGCAAGTCAAGCGCCGAATTTTGGCTGAGCAAGTCTAG
- the sdhA gene encoding succinate dehydrogenase flavoprotein subunit translates to MATYHRYDAIIVGAGGAGLMAAAQLAGKCNVAVISKLYPVRSHTGAAQGGIAAALGNLEEDHWIWHMFDTVKGGDYLVDQDAAEVLAREAIDAIIELEHWGFPFNRTSDGKIDQRRFGGHTKNFGEGPVRRSCYAADRTGHMILQTLYQHAIKHQVVFYDEYMMLDLLLTDDGVCTGIVAMDIETGEFHIFHAKAVLLATGGFGRVFKVTSNALSLTGDGCALVFRRGLPLEDMEFYQFHPTGIYKMGILLSEACRGEGGILRNGLGERFMERYAPTLLDLAPRDMVSRAIYTEIREGRGVEGKDYVYLDLTHLPATVIETKLPDITDFVRTYLGLDPIKDPIPIQPTAHYAMGGIPTDVDGRVTVDAQNTPVPGLYAAGECACVSVHGANRLGTNSLVDLVVFGRRAGKHMLQFVQENDFHPLPKEPDYRAKAEVAWILENDGDERVATIRAELQEAMMQDAGVFRTGEGLRHLQQKLAELRSRYTRIRIDDHGKAFNMDLVEAIELGFLLDCAEAIAISALARQESRGAHYREDFPQRDDVNWLKHTLVTRTSGGLELSYKPVVITRFEPKERKY, encoded by the coding sequence ATGGCAACGTATCATCGCTACGATGCAATCATCGTTGGAGCGGGTGGCGCCGGCTTAATGGCCGCGGCACAGCTAGCCGGAAAATGCAATGTCGCAGTCATTAGTAAGTTGTATCCCGTACGCTCCCATACCGGTGCCGCGCAAGGTGGCATTGCAGCAGCACTTGGGAACCTGGAAGAAGACCACTGGATCTGGCATATGTTCGACACTGTCAAAGGTGGGGATTACCTTGTTGACCAAGATGCTGCTGAAGTCCTTGCGCGCGAAGCCATCGATGCCATCATCGAACTCGAACACTGGGGGTTTCCATTTAACCGAACCTCTGACGGAAAAATTGATCAGCGCCGATTCGGCGGTCATACCAAGAACTTCGGTGAAGGGCCAGTCCGACGCTCGTGCTACGCAGCAGACCGCACCGGCCACATGATTTTGCAGACGCTTTACCAGCACGCGATCAAGCACCAGGTCGTCTTTTACGATGAGTACATGATGCTCGACTTATTGCTCACTGATGACGGCGTCTGCACTGGCATCGTTGCGATGGATATCGAAACAGGTGAGTTCCACATCTTTCATGCTAAAGCAGTGTTGCTGGCGACTGGTGGCTTTGGCCGCGTCTTCAAAGTCACGAGCAATGCACTCTCCCTCACGGGTGACGGGTGTGCGCTCGTTTTCCGCCGCGGCCTTCCGCTTGAAGATATGGAATTCTACCAATTCCACCCAACTGGTATCTATAAAATGGGCATTCTGCTCTCTGAGGCCTGTCGAGGAGAAGGCGGAATCCTGCGTAATGGCCTCGGCGAGCGGTTCATGGAACGTTATGCACCAACCCTACTCGATCTTGCCCCGCGAGATATGGTCTCCCGAGCAATTTACACGGAAATTCGCGAAGGACGTGGCGTTGAAGGGAAAGATTACGTTTATCTTGACTTGACGCATCTCCCAGCAACGGTTATCGAGACCAAACTTCCGGATATCACCGATTTTGTCCGCACGTACCTTGGTCTTGACCCGATCAAAGACCCAATTCCGATCCAACCTACAGCCCACTACGCTATGGGCGGTATTCCTACCGACGTTGATGGTCGGGTCACGGTTGATGCGCAGAATACACCTGTTCCTGGCCTCTACGCGGCCGGTGAATGCGCGTGCGTAAGCGTGCACGGAGCGAATCGTCTTGGGACTAATTCGCTCGTTGACCTCGTCGTCTTTGGCCGCCGTGCTGGCAAGCACATGTTGCAGTTTGTGCAGGAAAATGATTTCCACCCCTTGCCAAAAGAACCAGACTATCGTGCCAAGGCCGAGGTTGCGTGGATCCTCGAAAACGACGGCGATGAGCGAGTCGCGACGATTCGCGCGGAGCTACAGGAAGCGATGATGCAAGATGCTGGCGTGTTCCGGACTGGTGAGGGGCTCCGCCACTTGCAACAGAAGCTCGCTGAGCTGCGAAGCCGCTACACACGCATTCGTATCGACGATCACGGCAAAGCCTTCAACATGGACCTCGTCGAAGCTATTGAACTGGGCTTCCTGCTTGACTGCGCTGAAGCAATTGCAATCAGTGCCCTCGCCCGGCAGGAAAGCCGTGGCGCCCATTACCGCGAAGACTTTCCACAGCGCGACGATGTGAACTGGCTGAAGCATACGCTTGTCACCCGCACCTCAGGAGGGCTTGAGCTTTCCTACAAGCCTGTCGTGATTACTCGGTTCGAGCCAAAGGAACGGAAGTACTAG